A window from Musa acuminata AAA Group cultivar baxijiao chromosome BXJ3-10, Cavendish_Baxijiao_AAA, whole genome shotgun sequence encodes these proteins:
- the LOC135651327 gene encoding potassium transporter 5-like yields the protein MVSKEEEQEREDGEGVEEAQQTVTKNLNRMDSLELEAGKISVMRGASKVLSSAAVMQLAFQSIGVVYGDIGTSPLYVFASTFSDRVPSKHDIVGALSLIIYSLTLLPLIKYVFIVLRANDNGEGGTFAMYSLICRHAKVSAIPNQQAEDDELSACTAKFPSKNPKRAKKIKEALENSSWAKTILLSLTLFGTCMVVGDGILTPCISVLSAVDGIKKMDAALSKDVVALISVAVLVLLFSVQRFGTDKVGYTFAPAILFWCLFIGIIGISNLIRHDSTVVRAFNPIYISSYLKRNPKEAWISLGGVVLCITGTEAMFADLGHFSVRAIQVAFTGLVYPCLLCAYLGQAAYLSNFPDHVADAFYKSTPESVYWPMFVIAVLASIIASQAMISATFAIVKQSMALGCFPRVRVVHTSHKHGGQVYIPEINFLLMFACFMVTASFRETSKIGNAYGIAVVAVMIITSSLLILIMLMIWQTSVVLIAMFVLVVFSFELLYFSSVLYKFSEGGYLPLTLAALLFFVMYVWHYVQSKRHAFEVEQKVSAEYLSGLGSNLGVARVPGVGLLYTELTQGIPAIFRHFLTNLPAMHSVLVFVSVKYLPVSNVPAEERFLLRRVGPEDHGMYRCIVRYGYRDRRVGCEVFECLLMAQLKSFIRVEAMEGGCREKVEAEEEIRFLERSCAAGVVYLLGHSEVRASKNSSLVKKVVVDYVYDFLRRNFRQGLVDLQIPNKNLMQVGMNYTV from the exons ATGGTGAGCAAGGAAGAGGAGCAAGAAAGAGAGGATGGAGAGGGAGTAGAAGAAGCACAGCAGACTGTCACAAAGAACTTGAACAGGATGGATTCGCTTGAGCTGGAGGCTGGCAAGATCTCTGTGATGCGCGGTGCCTCTAAA GTTCTTTCGTCAGCTGCAGTAATGCAGCTGGCTTTTCAGAGCATCGGAGTGGTGTATGGAGACATCGGAACGTCGCCGCTGTACGTGTTTGCCAGCACATTCTCCGACCGGGTGCCGAGCAAACACGACATCGTCGGAGCTCTCTCGCTCATCATCTACTCGCTGACTCTCCTTCCCCTCATCAAATATGTGTTCATCGTCCTCCGGGCTAACGACAATGGAGAAG GGGGGACTTTCGCCATGTACTCGCTGATATGTAGGCATGCCAAGGTGAGTGCAATCCCTAACCAGCAAGCAGAGGACGATGAACTCTCTGCTTGCACGGCGAAGTTCCCGAGCAAGAATCCGAAACGAGCGAAGAAGATTAAAGAGGCGTTGGAGAACAGCAGTTGGGCTAAGACTATCCTTCTCTCTCTGACCCTTTTCGGGACTTGCATGGTCGTCGGAGATGGAATTCTAACTCCTTGCATCTCAG TTCTATCAgcagtagatggaatcaagaaaaTGGATGCAGCACTGAGCAAAG ATGTAGTAGCGCTGATATCAGTGGCTGTGCTGGTGCTTCTCTTCTCCGTTCAAAGGTTTGGGACTGACAAAGTGGGCTACACATTTGCTCCGGCAATCCTCTTCTGGTGCTTGTTCATAGGAATCATTGGAATCTCCAACTTGATCCGCCATGACTCCACAGTGGTGAGGGCCTTCAACCCCATCTACATAAGCTCCTACTTGAAGAGGAATCCGAAAGAGGCATGGATCTCCCTGGGAGGAGTTGTTCTCTGCATCACAGGAACAGAAGCTATGTTTGCTGATCTGGGACACTTCTCAGTGAGAGCAATTCAG GTTGCATTCACTGGATTGGTTTACCCCTGCTTACTCTGTGCTTATTTGGGACAAGCTGCATACCTGTCTAACTTTCCTGACCATGTGGCTGATGCCTTCTACAAGTCTACTCCAG AGTCTGTGTACTGGCCCATGTTCGTAATCGCCGTCCTGGCTTCCATAATTGCGAGCCAGGCGATGATCTCGGCCACATTTGCCATCGTGAAGCAGTCGATGGCCTTGGGTTGCTTCCCTCGAGTCCGCGTCGTCCACACCTCTCACAAGCACGGAGGGCAGGTTTACATTCCCGAGATAAATTTCCTTCTCATGTTCGCCTGCTTCATGGTCACAGCCTCCTTCAGAGAGACGTCCAAGATCGGGAACGCCTACG GGATCGCGGTGGTCGCGGTGATGATCATCACCTCCTCTCTTCTCATCCTAATTATGCTGATGATATGGCAGACAAGCGTTGTCCTTATAGCGATGTTTGTTCTCGTGGTCTTCTCCTTTGAGCTCCTGTACTTCTCATCGGTGCTCTACAAGTTCAGTGAAGGAGGCTATCTTCCACTGACACTTGCAGCGCTGCTCTTCTTCGTCATGTATGTGTGGCACTACGTCCAAAGCAAGCGCCACGCATTCGAAGTGGAACAGAAGGTGTCTGCAGAGTACTTGAGTGGGCTTGGTTCCAACCTCGGCGTCGCTCGGGTTCCCGGCGTCGGCCTTCTCTACACCGAGCTGACGCAAGGCATCCCCGCAATATTCCGCCACTTCCTCACCAACCTCCCCGCCATGCACTCGGTGCTCGTTTTCGTCTCCGTCAAGTACTTGCCGGTGAGCAACGTGCCGGCAGAGGAGCGCTTCTTGCTTCGCAGAGTTGGTCCGGAGGATCACGGGATGTACAGGTGCATCGTGAGGTATGGCTACCGGGATCGGCGAGTCGGCTGCGAGGTCTTCGAGTGCCTGCTCATGGCGCAGCTCAAGTCTTTTATTCGGGTGGAAGCCATGGAGGGAGGCTGCCGAGAGAAGGTAGAGGCAGAGGAGGAGATCAGGTTCTTGGAACGCTCCTGCGCCGCAGGAGTCGTCTACTTGCTGGGTCACAGCGAGGTCAGGGCGAGCAAGAATTCCAGCTTGGTGAAGAAGGTGGTCGTCGACTACGTCTATGATTTCTTGCGGAGAAACTTCCGGCAGGGGCTCGTCGACCTTCAGATACCCAACAAGAACTTGATGCAAGTTGGCATGAACTACACTGTTTGA
- the LOC103968474 gene encoding uncharacterized protein LOC103968474 — protein MAGEEEVTLESLRKKMADFARERDWEPFHSPRNLLLALVGEVGELSEIFQWKGEVPKGLPEWGEEEKQHLGEELSDVLLYLVRLSDMCGVDLGKAALRKLELNALKYPVQPCKGSSSGKKHTHHPPTSASNSSTEDPSSGGASEEALKR, from the exons ATGGCAGGAGAGGAGGAAGTGACTCTTGAGAGTTTGAGGAAGAAGATGGCAGACTTCGCGAGGGAGAGAGACTGGGAACCATTCCATAGCCCCAGGAACCTCCTCCTGGCCCTG GTGGGGGAGGTCGGGGAACTGTCAGAGATCTTCCAATGGAAAGGTGAGGTGCCCAAGGGGCTGCCAGAATGgggagaggaagagaagcagcACCTGGGAGAGGAGCTCTCAGATGTGCTGCTCTACCTCGTGAGGCTCTCAGACATGTGTGGGGTGGACCTGGGGAAGGCTGCACTCAGGAAGCTGGAGCTCAATGCCCTCAAATACCCTGTCCAGCCATGCAAGGGCTCCTCTTCAGGGAAGAAGCACACTCACCACCCCCCCACCAGTGCAAGCAACTCCAGCACCGAGGACCCCAGCAGTGGTGGAGCTTCTGAGGAGGCTCTGAAACGCTAG